One region of Tumebacillus amylolyticus genomic DNA includes:
- a CDS encoding CBO0543 family protein, whose protein sequence is MSIEVTILISAWFLTVLALCLFVPRSQWRGALVCFFFTQLLTWGLGLVAVNRDWLQYPVREMSAANNTSFTFEYFVYPAISVFFNLYYPQAGSTWRKLLYYALISSVITLIEVLLEHYTDLIAYNEWRWYWTFLSLTGTFYLCRRYYQWFTRSGETTT, encoded by the coding sequence ATGTCCATAGAAGTTACGATCTTGATCAGTGCTTGGTTTCTCACCGTTCTCGCGCTGTGCTTATTCGTTCCCCGTTCGCAATGGCGCGGAGCTTTGGTTTGTTTTTTCTTCACGCAACTCTTGACGTGGGGATTGGGGTTGGTCGCGGTGAATCGAGATTGGTTGCAATATCCCGTTCGGGAAATGAGTGCCGCGAACAACACCTCGTTTACGTTTGAGTACTTCGTGTACCCGGCGATCTCCGTGTTTTTTAACCTCTATTATCCGCAAGCGGGCTCGACGTGGCGAAAGTTGCTCTACTATGCTTTGATCTCGTCCGTCATTACCCTGATCGAAGTGCTCCTCGAACACTACACCGACCTGATCGCCTACAACGAATGGCGATGGTATTGGACGTTCCTCTCGCTCACCGGGACGTTTTACCTGTGCCGCCGTTACTATCAGTGGTTTACCCGCTCTGGAGAGACGACGACATGA
- a CDS encoding ArsR/SmtB family transcription factor: MSSAAKVDVFQAVADPTRRTLLKLLGKQELSVAQMTGHFSISRTAVNKHLHILSQAGLVSHHKVGRETRYQLQPDKLRELQNWVNYFEQFWDNKLAMLKFLVEQDDESEPVFPPLRLVDREKE; encoded by the coding sequence ATGTCGTCAGCGGCGAAGGTTGATGTCTTTCAAGCGGTAGCCGATCCGACGCGTCGCACGTTATTGAAACTACTTGGCAAACAGGAACTCTCCGTGGCGCAGATGACCGGGCATTTCTCCATCTCGCGCACGGCTGTCAACAAGCACTTGCACATCCTGTCGCAAGCCGGCCTCGTCTCCCACCACAAAGTCGGACGAGAGACCCGGTATCAACTCCAACCGGACAAGCTGCGCGAGTTGCAGAACTGGGTGAACTATTTCGAGCAGTTCTGGGACAACAAACTGGCGATGCTCAAGTTTCTCGTGGAGCAGGACGACGAGAGTGAGCCCGTTTTTCCTCCCTTGCGTTTGGTGGACCGCGAAAAGGAATAG
- a CDS encoding SDR family oxidoreductase produces MSFNLSGNTILITGGASGIGYALAERFLKAGNTVIVCGRREEKLREAKEKFPELHTRVCDVSVASERAALLEWVRTEHPNLNVLVNNAGIQQRVKLIDAQEDWSYYQQEIAANFDAPVHLTLLFLPFLAGKDNATLINVTSGLAFTPMAAAPIYSATKAALHSFTMSTRFQAKNQNVNIIEVAPPAVNTDLGGPGLHTFGAPLDEFADAVFQGFARGDLEIGFGMSERALRLNRDEIDEQFEAMNTRIGF; encoded by the coding sequence ATGAGCTTCAATCTTTCCGGCAACACCATTTTGATCACCGGCGGTGCATCCGGCATCGGCTACGCATTGGCGGAGCGTTTTTTGAAAGCGGGTAACACCGTCATCGTCTGCGGTCGTCGCGAAGAGAAACTTCGCGAAGCCAAGGAGAAATTCCCGGAACTACATACTCGCGTCTGCGATGTCTCGGTGGCTTCCGAGCGCGCAGCACTCCTCGAATGGGTACGAACGGAACATCCCAACCTCAACGTCCTCGTCAACAACGCAGGCATCCAACAGCGCGTGAAGTTGATCGACGCTCAAGAGGACTGGAGCTACTACCAACAGGAAATCGCCGCGAACTTCGATGCGCCGGTGCATCTCACCCTGCTGTTCCTGCCGTTCTTGGCAGGCAAAGACAACGCGACCCTCATCAACGTCACATCCGGGCTTGCGTTCACCCCGATGGCTGCCGCTCCGATCTACAGCGCGACCAAAGCGGCGTTGCATTCCTTCACGATGAGCACGCGTTTCCAAGCCAAGAACCAAAACGTCAACATCATCGAAGTGGCCCCGCCCGCTGTCAACACCGACCTCGGCGGCCCCGGCTTGCACACGTTCGGCGCTCCGCTCGATGAATTTGCAGACGCCGTCTTCCAAGGCTTTGCACGAGGCGATCTCGAGATCGGCTTCGGCATGTCGGAGCGCGCCCTGCGCCTGAATCGTGACGAAATCGACGAGCAGTTTGAAGCGATGAACACCCGAATCGGGTTCTAA
- a CDS encoding SRPBCC family protein: protein MEDISKVVVFNAPLEKVWKAVSTAEGIASWFMPNDLQAEMGYEFTFDAGQFGMSPCKITELDPPHLIGFDWGKDWHLQFQLKDLDGKTEFHLIHSGWGEDKVTETGAPHTVIRGVMDQGWGELEKLRAVVEA from the coding sequence ATGGAAGACATTTCGAAAGTAGTTGTATTCAACGCACCGCTTGAAAAAGTATGGAAAGCCGTTTCCACCGCAGAAGGCATTGCTTCTTGGTTCATGCCGAACGACCTGCAAGCGGAGATGGGCTATGAATTTACATTTGATGCAGGTCAATTCGGGATGTCCCCGTGCAAAATCACCGAACTCGACCCGCCCCATCTGATCGGATTTGACTGGGGCAAAGACTGGCACCTGCAATTTCAATTGAAAGACCTTGACGGCAAAACGGAATTCCACCTGATCCACTCCGGCTGGGGCGAGGACAAAGTTACGGAAACCGGTGCTCCGCACACAGTGATTCGCGGCGTGATGGACCAAGGCTGGGGCGAACTGGAGAAACTGCGTGCCGTTGTAGAAGCGTAA
- a CDS encoding CBO0543 family protein, with protein sequence MKSIQDPEKIKQVGEYYKTIEEANHEYQHYWMQHTFLHWDFWTSVCFSLIPWLIWFRLRKKESTARYLFVGFFVIIVSCWFDFIGVCLGRWFYTGKVMPTIPSYIPWDMSLMPVTVMLMIQFKPQMSLWLKAALFACLASFVGEPLFSWLGLYVPVKWNYFFSLPIYGLIYLVSHWLSKRKSFQ encoded by the coding sequence ATGAAGAGCATTCAAGACCCAGAGAAAATCAAGCAGGTGGGCGAGTATTACAAGACCATCGAGGAAGCCAATCATGAATATCAACACTATTGGATGCAGCACACGTTTCTCCATTGGGATTTCTGGACTTCTGTGTGTTTTTCGCTGATCCCGTGGCTGATCTGGTTCAGGTTGCGCAAAAAAGAATCGACTGCACGGTATCTGTTCGTCGGGTTCTTCGTCATCATCGTTTCGTGCTGGTTTGATTTCATCGGTGTCTGTTTGGGGAGATGGTTCTATACGGGCAAGGTCATGCCGACGATTCCATCTTACATCCCGTGGGATATGAGTTTGATGCCCGTCACGGTGATGTTGATGATCCAATTCAAACCGCAGATGTCTCTTTGGCTGAAAGCAGCCCTGTTTGCCTGTCTCGCTTCATTTGTGGGAGAGCCTTTGTTTAGCTGGTTGGGGCTCTATGTGCCGGTCAAATGGAACTACTTCTTCTCGTTGCCGATCTACGGATTGATCTATCTCGTCTCCCATTGGCTTTCCAAACGAAAAAGTTTTCAATAA
- a CDS encoding CBO0543 family protein: MSKEFWILVSLWVVIPVALWRLTPKSRTREMHLVFMSMQTFTWLFDILVVQFGLIEYPYREFPHATRMNFTLHFLLYPSLAVVFMLYFPEAKPKWVKALYTVLFSAGIAAIAVVIERYTHLVHLVSWRMSLSFEIILFCNVLTRLFVASFFKKKGSPS; the protein is encoded by the coding sequence ATGAGCAAGGAATTCTGGATTCTCGTCTCCCTCTGGGTTGTGATCCCCGTTGCGCTCTGGCGGCTAACTCCCAAGAGCCGAACACGGGAAATGCACCTCGTCTTCATGTCCATGCAGACATTCACCTGGTTGTTCGATATCTTGGTCGTCCAATTTGGTCTGATCGAGTATCCATACCGAGAATTTCCGCATGCCACACGTATGAATTTCACGTTGCACTTTCTCCTCTACCCGTCACTGGCTGTGGTTTTCATGCTCTACTTCCCCGAAGCGAAACCCAAATGGGTGAAAGCTCTGTACACCGTGCTCTTCTCAGCCGGAATCGCGGCCATCGCAGTCGTGATTGAGCGCTATACGCACTTGGTTCATCTCGTGAGCTGGAGAATGTCTCTAAGCTTTGAAATCATCCTGTTCTGCAACGTCCTCACGCGCCTGTTTGTCGCATCGTTCTTCAAGAAAAAAGGAAGCCCCTCGTGA
- a CDS encoding DUF2252 family protein: MKRRHLVSLLLTAVLPLTFVQSAGAFTNTSTRTMYVKQEIQNANSFYTDLTLKNAKYADMEASPFAFYRATNHLYYADLDTGVIPVPSQWKTTSNVQTWLSGDFHTQNVGFLDNDNGKVVFDLNDFDESYIGPFYWDLLRYTTSLFLMKPELGTSLSDSDIRDVASTFLSTYQTTLSSVNGNSNEKDLYLDKAALTGFMDDQIASVQSKYSTSTLLSKWTSLQNGVRRFNFANPDLGVPTATDRAEVGSYFGIKDQAVRLNSGLGSQGVKKYYLLVEGPTSSQDDDVILEVKEERLPSLFHVHTVSQSLYTSQFSNHGTRTSTANKALLNHVDNYAGSLQSATRTYYVHRISPWKKGFDPADFKSKSDLTEFAKASAQALAYAHARSDRDYNSTYVSYNFEDGALQAIALWPQFKTTVSQLAENYAAQVQADYNSFVGLVNSGQLP, translated from the coding sequence ATGAAGAGAAGACACTTGGTTTCCTTGCTGCTTACGGCGGTTCTGCCGCTGACGTTCGTGCAATCGGCGGGGGCGTTCACCAACACTTCGACACGCACGATGTACGTGAAGCAAGAGATTCAAAACGCGAACTCGTTCTACACCGACCTCACGCTCAAAAACGCGAAGTACGCCGACATGGAAGCGTCGCCGTTTGCGTTCTACCGGGCGACCAACCATCTCTACTATGCAGACCTTGACACGGGCGTGATCCCCGTCCCGTCGCAGTGGAAGACAACTTCCAACGTCCAAACGTGGCTGTCGGGGGACTTCCATACGCAGAATGTGGGCTTTTTGGACAATGACAACGGCAAGGTTGTATTCGACCTCAACGATTTCGATGAGTCGTACATCGGGCCTTTTTATTGGGACCTCTTGCGCTACACGACGAGTCTGTTCCTCATGAAGCCCGAATTGGGGACGTCGCTCAGCGATTCGGACATTCGAGATGTGGCGAGCACCTTCCTCTCCACCTACCAGACCACGCTCAGCTCCGTCAACGGCAACAGCAACGAGAAGGACCTCTACCTCGACAAAGCGGCGCTCACAGGGTTTATGGACGATCAGATCGCGTCTGTGCAGAGCAAATACAGCACCTCGACGTTGCTAAGCAAATGGACGAGTCTGCAAAACGGAGTCCGCCGCTTCAACTTCGCCAACCCGGACCTCGGCGTTCCGACGGCAACCGATCGAGCTGAAGTCGGTTCCTACTTCGGGATCAAAGACCAAGCGGTGCGGCTGAATTCCGGTCTCGGCTCGCAAGGGGTGAAAAAATACTACTTGCTGGTGGAAGGCCCGACCTCTTCACAGGATGACGATGTGATTCTGGAAGTCAAAGAAGAACGCCTGCCGAGCCTCTTCCACGTTCACACCGTATCGCAAAGCCTGTACACGTCGCAATTCTCAAACCACGGCACCCGAACTTCCACCGCGAACAAAGCGCTGCTCAACCATGTGGACAACTACGCCGGCTCTCTGCAAAGCGCAACGCGCACGTACTATGTGCACCGCATCTCTCCTTGGAAGAAAGGATTCGACCCGGCCGATTTCAAGAGCAAGTCCGACCTGACCGAATTCGCAAAAGCATCCGCCCAAGCCCTCGCCTATGCGCACGCACGATCGGACCGCGACTACAACTCGACGTACGTTTCGTACAACTTTGAAGACGGGGCCTTGCAAGCGATCGCTCTCTGGCCGCAATTCAAAACCACCGTCTCCCAGTTGGCGGAGAACTACGCCGCGCAAGTGCAAGCGGATTACAACTCCTTCGTCGGACTTGTGAACAGCGGGCAATTGCCGTAG
- a CDS encoding CBO0543 family protein, producing the protein MGEWAKSGLVLLTSVSWLVAYWIFGDHKRWREYYATALFICMWDFISTILTFHYGLWRFERTMISPSHVQADFSIVFTHLLPMGMLIPARYPYKSGWWKQGWFLLFFLAVNSGLEAIFHAAHLISYYHGWNYAWSVALWGMMILAIRIHYTHPIWAWVFNIAMTAFIIWHFKIPIPSLT; encoded by the coding sequence ATGGGTGAATGGGCAAAGTCCGGCCTTGTGCTCCTGACCTCTGTTTCGTGGTTGGTCGCCTATTGGATCTTCGGGGACCACAAACGGTGGCGGGAATACTACGCGACAGCTCTGTTCATTTGTATGTGGGATTTTATTTCTACGATTTTGACGTTTCACTACGGCTTGTGGCGGTTTGAGAGAACGATGATCTCACCGTCGCATGTTCAAGCTGACTTTTCGATTGTGTTCACGCACTTGTTGCCGATGGGGATGCTCATTCCCGCTCGATACCCCTATAAGTCCGGATGGTGGAAGCAGGGCTGGTTTCTGCTGTTCTTTTTGGCTGTGAATTCGGGTTTGGAAGCGATTTTCCATGCGGCGCACCTCATCTCGTACTACCACGGCTGGAACTATGCATGGTCGGTCGCTCTCTGGGGGATGATGATCCTCGCGATCCGCATCCATTACACGCACCCGATTTGGGCGTGGGTTTTCAATATTGCGATGACGGCGTTCATAATCTGGCATTTTAAAATCCCGATTCCATCTCTTACTTGA